AGTATGGTATCACGCCAAGTGAATGTTTTTTAGGTAAAATGTCCGTTTCAGAGCCATGATACCGTTTTTGTCATAGACTCAGTTGCTAGCGATTCTCTATACTCAATGAATCAATACTAGAAAGCGTTTGCAATAAAGATTTCACTTTGCCTTAGCTCCGGATAAAAAAGGGAACTGGAATTTGAGTTCCTGTTTTTAAGCAGAGTTAGGGAATTTGAACTTTTGCTAACTTAATGTTTGAGGACTGTTGTGATGAAGCGTTGGCAATTGAAGTGTGGTGTTCATCAGTGGCTGGCAGTAGGTTTATCAGGATGCTTGAGTGCTGTTGTTGTTCAAAGTGCATCGGCACAGGTAAAACTAGAGAGTAGGGAAAATTCTTACCAAAATGCTGTAGCTCCCACGATTTTAGGCGACAAAGTTAACCCTTCGGCTACGCTCAGGGTTAAACAGGGGGTAAATCAGACAACACAGTCGCCCGTTTTAAGCACGGCGAGCAATTCTGGTGCAAACAGTAATTCAAAACCGACGCCGACAACAAAAATTCCGCGACTCAGCGAGATACAGCATCCACTTCGTAGTGCCAGAATGCTGGTGCAGTCGCCAACCCCACAAACAACACCTGCTGAACAAATCGTACAAGTCAGCTTCGTGAAGGCAAATCCCACAAACAAAGGTTTGGAACTAGTTTTACAAACATCACTTGCTGCTAACCTGCAACTGCAGAATCGTACTCAGGTAAATAGTAATACCTTCATCGTTGACATTCCAAACGCTCAACTGCGTTCACCTGATAACAGCCCGTTCGTATTCCGCTCACAAAAACCAATTGCGGGTATTACTGAGATAACCGTAACAAACTTTGATGCCAATACTATCCGGGTGACGGTGATAGGTTCAGCAGCTGCACCAATTGTAGAGTTGTATGACAGTCCAAAAGAAGGTCTGATCTTCAGTGTCGCCAGTACTGCATCTTTGGCACAACAGGGGCAGCAACCTCAAACACAACGATCACCTGCACAGCAGCCAGAAAGTCAGACACAACCCACTCAACCGTACTCTACTGGTGATGAACCAATTGAGTTGGTGGTGACGGGTGAGCAAGATGGGTATAAGGTGCCTAATGCGACAACTGCGACGAAAACTGACACGCCCATCCTCTACATTCCTCAGTCGATTCAGGTCATCCCAGCAACCGTGCTGAAGGATCAACTAATTACGCGACCCAGGGAAGCAGTTCAGAACGTCAGTGGGGTGACTCCTGGAAGCGCAGGTTCTCAAACTGCGGTTGGTGCAACCTTGATTTTCCGAGGGTTTGCAGAAAACGCTATTACCAGTAGCACGTTTGTCAATGGTTTTAGAAAATATTTTGGCAACCGCGCTTCGGATACCGCGAATGTTGAGCAACTTGAGATTCTCAAAGGACCCGCATCTGTTCTTTATGGTCAGGGTGAACCGGGGGGCATTCTCAATATCACAACTAAGCAACCCCTTTCAACCCCTTATTACGCGGTTGATGCAACCATCGGCAGCTTTGATTTCTACCGTCCGACCCTGGATATTTCTGGTCCCTTAAATGCAGATAAAACAATTCGCTATCGGTTGAATGCTGCTTATGAAAGCTCTGGTAGCTATGTAGATTTTGTTGAGTCTGACCAGATATTTGTTGCGCCTGTTATCAGCTTTGAACTTGGTAAAAATACCACTTTGACCCTGGAAGGTGAATACTTCCATGTCTCTAAAGTTGAGTATCTTGCTGGTATTCCAGCAGTTGGTTCAGTAATTAAGAGTCCTTTTGGAGAAATTCCTCGCTCCCGGTATCTTGATGACCCAGAATTGGATCTAGACCTTGATCGAGTGGCGCTCGGCTATCGTTTGCAACACAAATTCAGTGATAATTGGTCAATTCGTAATGGGTTCAGAGCCGAATTTCAAAATTATGAGGAGGGTTATGTATTTGCAGGAAGCCTGCAAGCAGACAATCGAACCCTAAATCGTAGTGCTGGCTTCGACAACAGTGACTCAGAGAATTACGTTCTGCAAACAGATGTTTTTGGCAAGATTCAAACGGGTAGTGTAAAGCAGGATTTGCTATTCGGCTTAGAGTTGGCTAGAAACAATCTCACACTAGAAAGATTTAGTATTGCTGTACCGCCGATCAATATCTTCAATCCAAACTATAGCCGCCCTCCCCTTGAACGCCAATTGACGAGAAATCAAAATGAACCTCAAAATTTCATTGGTGTCTATGCCCAAGACTTAATCTCAATTGGTGACAATCTGAAAATTTTGCTAGGTGGTCGCTTTGATTATGCAGCAGGCTCCACTAACAATCAATTCTCGTCGGGTCTACCCAGCGAACAAGAAGATAGTGCCTTCAGCCCTCGTGTTGGTATTGTTTACCAACCGATTCAACCCGTCTCCTTATACGCCAGTTGGACGAGATCGTTTCAACCTTCTCGTCCGGTTCAAGGCAATGCAGACGGTACACCGTTTAAACCAACCACGGGCGAACAATTTGAAGTTGGGGTGAAGACAGAATTTTTCAACGGCAGACTTGCAGCAACACTGGCGGCTTACCAACTTACTAAACAAAACATTGTTGTGACTGATCCAGTGAATCCAAGACTCAGCCTTCAAGTCGGTGAACAACAAAGTCAGGGTATTGAATTTGACCTTGCCGGACAAATCTTGCCCGGTTGGAACATCATTGCCAGCTATTCCTACATTGATTCGGAATTCACCGAAGATCCCAGACCTGCTTTTAAAGGTGACGAGCCGAGTAATGTTCCTCGAAATAGTGCCAGTTTATGGACAACCTATGAAATTCAGACGGGAAGCTTGAAAGGGCTGGGATTTGGAGCCGGATTGTTTTTTGTAGGCGAGCGACAAG
This portion of the Brasilonema sennae CENA114 genome encodes:
- a CDS encoding TonB-dependent siderophore receptor codes for the protein MKRWQLKCGVHQWLAVGLSGCLSAVVVQSASAQVKLESRENSYQNAVAPTILGDKVNPSATLRVKQGVNQTTQSPVLSTASNSGANSNSKPTPTTKIPRLSEIQHPLRSARMLVQSPTPQTTPAEQIVQVSFVKANPTNKGLELVLQTSLAANLQLQNRTQVNSNTFIVDIPNAQLRSPDNSPFVFRSQKPIAGITEITVTNFDANTIRVTVIGSAAAPIVELYDSPKEGLIFSVASTASLAQQGQQPQTQRSPAQQPESQTQPTQPYSTGDEPIELVVTGEQDGYKVPNATTATKTDTPILYIPQSIQVIPATVLKDQLITRPREAVQNVSGVTPGSAGSQTAVGATLIFRGFAENAITSSTFVNGFRKYFGNRASDTANVEQLEILKGPASVLYGQGEPGGILNITTKQPLSTPYYAVDATIGSFDFYRPTLDISGPLNADKTIRYRLNAAYESSGSYVDFVESDQIFVAPVISFELGKNTTLTLEGEYFHVSKVEYLAGIPAVGSVIKSPFGEIPRSRYLDDPELDLDLDRVALGYRLQHKFSDNWSIRNGFRAEFQNYEEGYVFAGSLQADNRTLNRSAGFDNSDSENYVLQTDVFGKIQTGSVKQDLLFGLELARNNLTLERFSIAVPPINIFNPNYSRPPLERQLTRNQNEPQNFIGVYAQDLISIGDNLKILLGGRFDYAAGSTNNQFSSGLPSEQEDSAFSPRVGIVYQPIQPVSLYASWTRSFQPSRPVQGNADGTPFKPTTGEQFEVGVKTEFFNGRLAATLAAYQLTKQNIVVTDPVNPRLSLQVGEQQSQGIEFDLAGQILPGWNIIASYSYIDSEFTEDPRPAFKGDEPSNVPRNSASLWTTYEIQTGSLKGLGFGAGLFFVGERQGDLPNTFALPSYVRADAAIYYRRNNLRVGLNFKNLSDVYYFESALSRTSVYPGAPFTVLGTVSVQF